One segment of Scyliorhinus torazame isolate Kashiwa2021f chromosome 14, sScyTor2.1, whole genome shotgun sequence DNA contains the following:
- the LOC140389378 gene encoding muscarinic acetylcholine receptor M2-like, with protein MMANASQLNQSRSNVTDLFDPGTANFYKVVEMAFTVTAAGSLSLATIIGNILVIVSIKVNRHLQTINNYFLLSLACADLIVGVFSMNLFTIYTVIGYWPLGPVVCDLWLALDYVVTNTSALSLVIISFDRYFCVTKPLSYPVRRTGKVAGLMIAATWVVPFVIWAPPIILWQFIVGERTVGEGECYVQFLSNPPIIFSTSLVTFYLPVLIMIILSVKISRASKSRIIENKLEPTSSKVKISHFLIKGKVMEQNNENLSGAPDGLSHINLQNVKIPGEMIIENCGQEKKEPSNESTSPSEVPSNRLRMENLELSCINIISKIKNGDDSGRGIEPSAGNKDGNGGAIRAETMIIRMNTTTPEKRKRAASREKKVTRTVLAICLVFIITLSPYFIMVLIYTICSSCVPYIAWTIGCWLCYVNSTFNPACYALCNPSFKKTFKCLLMCQYENISTIR; from the coding sequence ATGATGGCAAACGCATCACAGCTAAATCAATCTCGCAGCAACGTAACCGACTTGTTTGATCCTGGAACAGCAAATTTTTACAAAGTGGTCGAAATGGCCTTCACTGTGACTGCAGCAGGATCTTTAAGCTTGGCTACAATTATTGGAAACATTTTGGTCATCGTTTCTATCAAAGTAAACAGACATTTACAAACTATTAACAATTACTTTCTTTTAAGCCTGGCCTGTGCTGATTTGATTGTTGGTGTGTTCTCCATGAATCTATTCACCATTTACACTGTCATTGGTTACTGGCCATTGGGCCCAGTGGTATGTGACTTGTGGCTTGCTCTAGATTATGTTGTCACTAATACGTCAGCCTTGAGCCTCGTAATCATCAGCTTTGACCGCTACTTCTGCGTGACAAAGCCCCTCAGCTACCCCGTGAGAAGAACAGGGAAAGTGGCAGGATTAATGATCGCAGCTACTTGGGTGGTACCGTTTGTCATCTGGGCTCCTCCCATTATCCTCTGGCAGTTCATCGTAGGGGAGCGGACAGTTGGTGAGGGTGAATGCTATGTACAGTTCCTCTCAAATCCACCTATAATTTTCAGCACTTCTCTGGTCACCTTCTATCTCCCTGTGCTCATCATGATTATTCTGTCTGTGAAAATATCTCGTGCCAGCAAGAGTCGAATAATTGAAAATAAACTTGAGCCCACATCAAGCAAGGTCAAAATTTCACACTTTCTAATAAAGGGCAAGGTAATGGAGCAGAATAATGAAAACTTATCTGGTGCACCTGATGGTTTGTCACACATAAACCTACAAAATGTCAAAATACCTGGAGAAATGATAATTGAGAATTGCGGCCAAGAGAAGAAGGAACCCTCGAATGAGTCAACGTCTCCAAGTGAGGTCCCATCAAACCGTCTGAGGATGGAAAATCTCGAACTCTCTTGCATAAATATAATTAGCAAAATAAAAAATGGTGACGACTCCGGCAGAGGAATAGAACCAAGTGCCGGCAACAAGGACGGGAATGGCGGAGCGATCAGAGCAGAAACTATGATCATTAGGATGAACACGACCACTCCTGAGAAAAGGAAGAGAGCGGCATCCCGAGAGAAGAAGGTGACTAGGACCGTCCTGGCTATTTGCCTGGTATTTATCATCACCCTAAGCCCATACTTTATCATGGTGCTCATCTACACCATTTGTTCAAGCTGTGTCCCCTACATAGCCTGGACTATTGGATGCTGGCTCTGTTACGTCAACAGTACATTCAACCCAGCCTGCTACGCACTGTGTAATCCATCCTTCAAGAAAACCTTCAAGTGCCTTCTCATGTGTCAGTATGAGAACATTAGCACAATTCGATAA